In one window of Festucalex cinctus isolate MCC-2025b chromosome 14, RoL_Fcin_1.0, whole genome shotgun sequence DNA:
- the LOC144001812 gene encoding uncharacterized protein LOC144001812 isoform X1, which translates to MPRGKGYHRSEAAKRRMTERLRLGDVQQPFHATCARGGTGGRHKVQEWPISCVTGRSHKLVIPSECSNKKFVLLIGDSHLRSIADGFVEMPKDFFSFGVMSTPGACATELTTEVQHAVVPRTPDVVCLLAPSNNLTSSRTPDEAGADFCRLLGNVCGRWPNKVFVLDFPPRLTVDVTQQDYLRQEFHRVSARMGVKYMSTAAFFPLKNLKLWSKDGVHLSDDHGMSILVQLMCDGVHQQLDLQTPKLEIQVASRPPAVKTIPKIVVKGETLVLRRLNPFEWIVVGPGRKRTQAGLEQSCDGVPKKRKIQPNVVLKECFIPLTPVWFSSEMLGAMDKIKPSDLSSPVKAAPRDKKKSNVRYQQRVVFKRTKSQALQRMVVDASLCSSSVVEEVVQQEATPRALVDASLSCSSGVEKAVQEEATQRMVVDASLCSSSFVEEVVQQEATPRPLVDASLSCSSGVEKAVQEEATQRMVVDASLCSSSFVEEVVQQEATPRPLVDASLSCSSGVEKVVQEEATQRMVVDASLCFSSVVEEVVQQEVTQRPVVDASLSCSSVVKDAVQEELPRERTSRMEHAAKISPKRIQSKTIGNANTSMCYVLEGDVTCNSFLTDMNTAYDSYAHTDSSSINVHSISFGAPSDALECQCRSVNGSFHQGDSRLNHPGKQCMAIAYVGLANHTASSAFSWCSEDLDKLLVLGDRLYTLLKNSDKFSSSHNYLMVPDLPKQLVFEGTLFEFKEIDVVSGFIPMVDKTIIVECQDVTILKGLQKIHDQVDLCLLTMGCYTCAIICKNGQYAVFDSHARSASGMPDGDGKSVIVYFNCLQDVYDHICNLTKKTCRGQTFFEFSGFHVVRTQTSSYEHSVKGVGMIVLDSLAEVTRNLGLDNNSTIFELHAYTEAEKVHSQPVSFGASSHALERYDDRSLNGFHKGDTLQAMAQCSVGQQAKPSVKDVKITTQDSTVSQQCKMSLRSSVSRTMQSCDATALNADVQIMGNVTHKKMQFKPIGKQVVQDLCTRFKWDLEKLVVEESANGGLLGLPCQKEKIIGDGNCFFRAVSQAVCGSQKNHRKIRLAVVKQMESNAVVYETFLRSEYSSVDEYIKKSKMRNVGSWATEVEIQATADCLGVNIFIYYDGKWLEYSSKAKEGIYLENSNGNHYETVICVYHPELQKCYGLCKAYLANFEAYNLRRQNIVQGSCIQQVSVKSVNNTDNLNLTRTLSIKKEIVNIEDDGIAQTKYSKSNSFISKYLIQKYRYQKKTNYQDNVSHRNKLKEMRVAKYHLNALHRDKLRDKSRKKYWENPFLREKVQELSVKKYCENTVHREKVKDMSIKKYWQNEPHRKKMKEMSANKYGQDETHREKVKEMSIKKYRQNELHKEKVKEMSIKKYRQNELHKEKVKEMSIKKYRLNELHKEKVKEMSIKKYRQNELHKEKVKEMSTINYWHNVLHRKSVKLRSKCKYDSNPDHKKKVKAATRCRMQKIKEKSTQIDFIMKNFWDKVKNGPEFVCSVCHRLLFRRQVLFYKTDNYKKNKIVAAIAEKCVTEKYLHKCSVDCVVPCRALQSARGQLWICFTCNGKIIKGEIPPECVINNLTVQPIPPDLACLNSLEQHLIALHIPFMKMLALPKGGQNGVHGPVTCVPANIVQTNNLLPRSNMEGSLLAVKLKRKLTYKGYYEYQFVDTMRIRQALQILKQTNVHYKDVNFNETWINEFCREQGEVVENINNVESGENSNVEDDLLHDRQQHCMFQDTCLMPVDIGQEALDQYFDDVLNLAPAEGNNPVKLLSDHTNEAKCFPVLFPQGRNTYHDSRQYRLTLARYFNNRILHADGRFAQNVEYIFFAQYMSEIEQVISNVSIALRKGNKGQTFKKLSKDMLKNEESLRDLLKFDEGYRFLKPIRGTPAFWQGVQRDLIACVRQLGVPTWFCSFSSADIRWKTLLNSILKNNGRTQTAEELEWADKCELLRHNPVAAARYFDFRWHIFLREVLMSDLHPIGKILDYFHRVEFQQRGSPHTHCFFWIFNAPLIDKNTDDEVCEFIDKYVTCELPSEDEALLDIVTSVQEHSKQHTKSCKKKNTVCRFNYPRPASSRTFISRKKTDENDKKQCKCKVDKDALAKCACKNEEQQESIRAAEIMTAVKTALSDKNASFDSVEHLFESLGINQETFEDAYQRFSRNTHVVLKRDVKAVWVNPYNKSLLKCWNANMDIQYVIDAYACIVYIISYISKSEREMGLLLRNAQSEAAKDGNVSAKAALKNLGSVYLQNREVSAQEAVYRLTNMHLKECSRKVVFVPTGDNQVKLSLPLNVLRQKAASQNLTTEDMWMTSTVERYKNRPNDATFNDMCMATFASEYRVLSKNEKCQNRITLNNDCGFIAKRTRTKPAVVRYMRFSESKNSELFYQSRMQLFLPYRVDTQLKPPNCELFEQFYKNGHVRFNDGSKHSVKSVVDLNRSKFEKEANELEAIQNMIDSDGILENAWCDLFPEQELERLQCEEERKNKDQIVEEVENIPDLAVGNQKIAHLEKRNNIMSRSDGLALIRSLNKTQLSVFYQIRQWCLQKLAGKNPDPLHVFITGGAGTGKTHLIKAIQYEATRLLSTVCRHPDNVCVLITAPTGIAAYNLHASTIHHTFSISKDCRLPYTPLGEEKLNSLRAKYSDLQILIIDEISMVDHKMLSYIHGRLRQIKQTGDVHPFGKVSVIAVGDFFQLPPVKGKPLYVDDVGFNLWSNRFRLVELKDIVRQKDHVFAELLNRIRTRSKGTPMLKTDIETLKSCETGEVSSALHIFPTNKQVNEHNIQQLFKTCPEYIEIDAQDFVTNKKTGKLELKSGHHAKAHDACLAEKLLLGKDARVMLCKNVDVMDGLVNGVCGTVRHIVTYQNNKFPQKVYVKFDDNQIGAQSRKQSAGSNPFISMGATAIEPEEERATKQGGLRRQFPLKLAWACTIHKVQGITVDNVVVSLKKVFSAGQAYVALSRVTSLAGLVIQDLEDKALYCKDHIKDAIQSMPKFLIENETKSKFNTHTFSLFMMNVQNLPCHVFDLGLCTQHLQLNCIAVIETWLPPVFSMEAVKLDGYNFHSAPRALAYNGNHPALVGLQHQQHGGVGMYIAHNMKYDILKLPNVNLECWAYKCATYNILVAVIYRPPSYPMSLFKENLGKLLDWLDPQSNTIAVMGDFNDDLLKSSTICKFVTDRGYSQLVGEPTTEKGTQIDHVYVKTPFYDVKSIVVPTYFSDHEGLVCSFTYKCMNNDPKN; encoded by the exons ATGCCTCGGGGGAAAGGCTATCATCGTTCGGAGGCAGCCAAGAGGAGGATGACTGAACGTCTTCGACTTGGTGATGTTCAGCAACCATTTCATGCAACTTGCGCAC GTGGTGGTACTGGTGGCCGTCACAAAGTGCAAGAATGGCCAATTTCTTGCGTTACTGGTCGAAGCCACAAGTTGGTCATACCCTCTGAGTGTTCAAACAAGAAG TTTGTCTTGCTCATTGGAGACTCGCACCTACGGAGCATCGCAGATGGTTTTGTGGAGATgccaaaggattttttttcctttggcgtcatgtCGACACCCGGAGCTTGTGCAACCGAGTTGACTACTGAGGTGCAGCATGCTGTTGTGCCTAGAACTCCAGACGTGGTTTGTCTTTTGGCTCCTAGCAATAACCTGACATCCAGCCGCACCCCTGACGAGGCAGGAGCAGATTTCTGCAGACTCCTTGGTAATGTCTGTGGTCGCTGGCCTAATAAG GTGTTTGTCTTGGACTTTCCTCCACGTCTAACCGTGGATGTGACTCAGCAGGATTACTTGCGTCAGGAGTTTCATCGTGTGTCAGCACGTATGG GGGTCAAGTACATGTCTACTGCAGCGTTCTTCCCTTTGAAGAACTTGAAGCTGTGGAGTAAAGATGGT GTGCACTTGAGTGATGATCATGGGATGAGTATTCTTGTGCAGTTGATGTGTGATGGTGTTCATCAG caACTTGACCTCCAAACACCTAAGTTGGAGATACAAGTAGCATCGAGGCCACCAGCGGTTAAAACTATTCCAAAAATTGTGGTTAAGGGTGAGACTTTGGTTCTTCGTCGATTGAACCCATTTGAGTGGATTGTTGTTGGACCAGGCAGGAAG AGGACGCAAGCAGGACTTGAACAATCCTGTGATGGGGTTCCCAAAAAGAGGAAAATTCAGCCTAAC GTTGTGCTAAAGGAATGTTTTATTCCTCTAACCCCAGTTTGGTTCAGCAGTGAAATGTTGGGTGCGATGGATAAGATAAAACCATCAGATCTGTCCAGCCCTGTGAAGGCTGCTCCAAGAGACAAAAAG AAATCAAATGTGAGATATCAACAGAGAGTTGTTTTCAAAAGGACAAAGTCAcag gcaTTACAAAGGATGGTGGTGGATGCCAGTCTTTGTTCTTCCAGTGTTGTGGAAGAGGTTGTGCAGCAAGAG GCAACACCAAGGGCGTTGGTGGATGCAAGTTTGTCTTGTTCCAGTGGTGTGGAAAAGGctgtgcaggaggag gcaACACAAAGGATGGTGGTGGATGCCAGTCTCTGTTCTTCCAGTTTTGTGGAAGAGGTTGTGCAGCAAGag GCAACACCAAGGCCGTTGGTGGATGCAAGTTTGTCTTGTTCCAGTGGTGTGGAAAAGGctgtgcaggaggag gcaACACAAAGGATGGTGGTGGATGCCAGTCTTTGTTCTTCCAGTTTTGTGGAAGAGGTTGTGCAGCAAGAG GCAACACCAAGGCCGTTGGTGGATGCAAGTTTGTCTTGTTCCAGTGGTGTGGAAAAGGTtgtgcaggaggag gcaacacaaaggatggtggtggatgccagtctttgtttttccagtgttgtggaagaggttgtgcagcaagag gTAACACAAAGACCAGTGGTGGATGCAAGTTTGTCTTGTTCCAGTGTTGTGAAAGACGCTGTGCAGGAGGAG TTGCCGAGGGAGAGGACTTCTCGCATGGAGCATGCAGCCAAGATCAGTCCCAAGCGTATACAAAGTAAGACCATTGGTAATGCAAATACATCTATGTGTTATGTTTTAGAAGGTGATGTTACATGTAATTCATTCTTGACTGATATGAACACAGCATATGACAGTTATGCACATACTGACAGCTCCAGTATTAAtgttcattcaatatcattcggAGCTCCAAGTGATGCTCTAGAGTGTCAATGCAGAAGTGTGAATGGGTCTTTTCATCAAGGAGACAGTCGGTTGAACCATCCAGGTAAGCAGTGTATGGCTATAGCGTATGTGGGTCTAGCAAATCACACAGCTAGTAGTGCGTTTTCATGGTGTTCAGAAGATTTAGACAAACTTCTTGTTTTAGGTGATCGTTTGTATACATTATTGAAGAATAGTGACAAGTTCAGTAGCTCACATAACTATTTAATGGTGCCAGACTTGCCAAAGCAGCTGGTTTTTGAAGGAACGCTGTTTGAGTTTAAGGAAATAGATGTGGTGTCTGGATTTATACCGATGGTCGATAAAACAATTATTGTGGAATGTCAAGACGTTACTATTTTAAAAGGATTGCAAAAGATACATGATCAAGTTGATTTATGTTTGCTGACCATGGGTTGTTATACATGTGCAATCATTTGCAAAAATGGACAGTATGCAGTATTTGATTCCCATGCTCGCAGTGCTAGTGGAATGCCAGATGGTGATGGTAAAAGTGTTATAGTTTACTTTAATTGTCTTCAAGATGTTTATGATCATATAtgtaatttgacaaaaaagACATGTAGAGGGCAAACGTTTTTTGAGTTTTCAGGTTTTCATGTTGTGCGGACACAGACAAGTTCATATGAACACTCTGTAAAGGGTGTTGGCATGATTGTATTGGATTCCCTGGCTGAAGTTACACGTAATTTAGGTTTGGATAATAACAGCACAATATTTGAGCTCCATGCGTACACCGAGGCAGAAAAAGTACATTCCCAACCAGTGTCATTTGGAGCTTCAAGTCATGCTTTAGAGCGTTATGATGACAGAAGCTTGAATGGTTTTCATAAGGGAGACACACTACAAGCAATGGCTCAATGTTCAGTGGGTCAACAAGCTAAACCCTCTGTAAAGGATGTAAAAATTACTACACAGGATTCTACTGTATCACAGCAATGTAAGATGTCATTGAGAAGTAGCGTTTCAAGGACAATGCAAAGTTGTGACGCTACTGCACTTAATGCTGATGTGCAGATAATGGGCAATGTGACTCATAAAAAGATGCAATTTAAACCTATTGGTAAACAAGTTGTCCAAGATTTATGTACACGATTTAAATGGGATTTAGAGAAACTTGTTGTAGAGGAGTCTGCAAATGGTGGTTTACTAGGGCTTCCATGccagaaagagaaaataataggtGATGGGAACTGTTTCTTTCGAGCAGTATCTCAAGCTGTGTGTGGTTCACAAAAGAACCACAGAAAAATCAGACTAGCTGTTGTAAAACAAATGGAATCAAATGCAGTTGTGtatgaaacatttttaaggAGTGAGTACTCTTCAGTGGAtgagtatataaaaaaatcaaaaatgcgAAATGTTGGCAGTTGGGCTACTGAAGTGGAAATTCAAGCAACAGCAGATTGTTTAGGAgtcaatatatttatatattatgatGGTAAGTGGTTAGAATATAGTTCAAAAGCAAAAGAGGGAATTTACCTAGAAAATAGCAATGGTAATCATTATGAAACTGTTATTTGTGTGTATCATCCAGAACTGCAGAAGTGTTATGGATTGTGTAAAGCCTATCTGGCCAACTTCGAAGCATATAAtttaagaaggcaaaatataGTTCAAGGTTCATGTATACAACAAGTAAGTGTTAAAAGTGTAAACAACACTGACAATTTGAATCTAACCAGAACACTAAGTATTAAGAAAGAAATAGTGAATATTGAGGATGATGGTATAGcgcaaacaaaatattcaaagagtaatagttttatttcaaagtatttgATACAGAAATATAGATATCAAAAGAAAACTAATTATCAAGACAACGTATCGCATAGAAATAAACTAAAGGAAATGCGTGTTGCGAAATATCACCTAAATGCATTGCATCGGGACAAACTTAGggacaaaagtagaaaaaaatattgggaaAATCCTTTTCTAAGGGAAAAAGTGCAAGAATTGAGTGTAAAGAAATATTGTGAAAACACAGTGCATAGAGAAAAAGTCAAAgacatgagtataaaaaaatattggcaaaacgaaccgcatagaaaaaaaatgaaagaaatgagtGCAAATAAATATGGGCAAGATGAAACACATagggaaaaagtgaaagaaatgagtataaagaaatatcggcaaaatgaattgcataaggaaaaagtgaaagaaatgagtataaagaaatatcggcaaaatgaattgcataaggaaaaagtgaaagaaatgagtataAAGAAATATCGGCTAAATGAATTGCAtaaggaaaaagtgaaagaaatgagtataAAGAAATATCGGCAAAATGAATTGCACaaggaaaaagtgaaagaaatgagcACAATAAATTATTGGCATAACGTGTTGCACAGGAAAAGCGTTAAACTTCGAAGTAAATGTAAGTATGATAGTAATCCCGATCACAAGAAAAAAGTTAAGGCAGCTACCAGATGTAGGATGCAAAAAATTAAAGAGAAGTCAACACAGATAGATTTCATTATGAAAAATTTTTGGGATAAAGTGAAAAATGGGCCGGAATTTGTGTGTAGCGTCTGCCATAGATTGTTATTTAGACGCcaggttttattttataaaaccgataattacaagaaaaataaaatagtagctGCAATAGCAGAAAAATGtgtaacagaaaaatatttgcacaaaTGTAGTGTGGACTGTGTAGTACCATGTAGGGCATTACAGTCAGCTAGAGGCCAGCTGTGGATTTGCTTCACCTGCAATGGTAAGATTATTAAAGGCGAAATACCTCCTGAATGCGTAATTAACAATTTGACAGTCCAACCCATTCCACCTGACTTGGCATGTTTGAATAGCTTGGAACAACATTTGATTGCCTTACATATACCATTTATGAAAATGTTAGCTTTACCTAAAGGTGGGCAAAATGGAGTACATGGACCAGTGACGTGTGTTCCAGCAAATATtgtgcaaacaaacaatttgCTGCCTCGTTCAAATATGGAAGGGTCTTTATTGGCTGTAAAACTGAAGCGAAAATTAACATATAAAGGTTATTATGAATACCAATTTGTTGATACGATGCGCATAAGACAagcattacaaattttaaaacaaacaaatgtgcattATAAAGATGTTAATTTTAACGAAACCTGGATAAATGAGTTTTGTAGGGAACAAGGTGAAGTTGTAGAAAATATCAATAATGTTGAAAGTGGTGAAAACTCAAATGTTGAAGACGACCTTTTGCATGATAGACAACAACATTGTATGTTTCAAGACACCTGTTTAATGCCTGTTGATATTGGCCAGGAAGCGCTCGATCAGTACTttgatgatgttttaaatttggcaCCAGCAGAAGGCAATAATCCTGTGAAATTGCTTTCTGATCATACAAATGAAGCCAAATGCTTCCCAGTCTTATTTCCACAGGGACGAAATACATACCACGATAGTAGGCAATATCGACTTACTTTGGCACGTTATTTCAACAACAGAATTTTACATGCTGATGGAAGGTTTgcacaaaatgttgaatatatattttttgctcagtACATGTCTGAGATAGAGCAGGTTATCTCAAATGTATCCATTGCATTACGCAAAGGAAACAAaggtcaaacatttaaaaagctgAGCAAAGATatgttaaaaaatgaagaaTCATTGAGGGATTTATTAAAGTTTGATGAAGGTTATCGTTTCCTTAAACCTATAAGAGGTACCCCAGCTTTTTGGCAGGGAGTACAACGAGACCTGATTGCCTGTGTTCGTCAgcttggtgttcctacctggttttgttcattttcttcgGCTGACATTCGGTGGAAAACCCTTCTGAacagtatattaaaaaataacggTAGAACACAGACAGCAGAAGAGTTAGAATGGGCAGACAAATGTGAACTGCTTCGTCACAATCCCGTAGCTGCTGCACGATATTTTGATTTTCGCTGGCATATCTTTTTGCGCGAGGTGCTTATGTCTGATTTACATCCAATTGGTAAAATCCTGGATTACTTTCACAGGGTGGAATTTCAGCAGCGTGGTTCACCTCATACTCACTGCTTTTTTTGGATTTTCAATGCTCCACTGattgacaaaaacacagatgatgAAGTATGTGAATTTATCGATAAATATGTAACATGTGAATTACCTTCAGAAGATGAGGCATTATTAGACATAGTCACGTCTGTACAGGAGCATTCAAAGCAACATACCAaatcatgtaaaaagaaaaacacagtttGTCGTTTCAATTATCCCAGGCCAGCATCCAGTAGGACATTTATTAGTCGtaagaaaactgatgaaaatgacaaaaaacaatgcaaatgtAAGGTAGATAAAGATGCTTTAGCAAAATGTGCATGTAAAAATGAGGAACAGCAAGAATCTATCAGAGCAGCAGAAATTATGACAGCAGTAAAGACTGCTCTTTCAGATAAAAACGCGAGCTTCGACTCTGTGGAACATTTGTTTGAAAGCCTCGGCATAAATCAAGAAACGTTTGAGGATGCATATCAACGCTTTAGTCGAAATACACATGTTGTTTTGAAAAGGGACGTTAAAGCGGTTTGGGTAAATCCGTACAATAAGTCACTGCTAAAATGTTGGAATGCAAACATGGACATACAATACGTTATTGATGCATATGCATGCATAGTGTACATAATTTCTTATATTTCAAAGTCAGAAAGGGAAATGGGATTACTGTTAAGAAATGCTCAAAGTGAAGCCGCAAAAGATGGAAATGTTTCTGCAAAGGCTGCATTAAAAAATCTCGGTAGTGTTTATCTACAGAACAGAGAGGTCTCTGCTCAAGAGGCAGTCTATCGGTTAACAAATATGCATCTGAAGGAATGCTCAAGGAAAGTTGTCTTTGTACCAACAGGGGACAATCAAGTGAAACTAAGTTTGCCTTTAAATGTGTTACGGCAAAAGGCGGCATCACAAAATCTTACCACGGAAGACATGTGGATGACCAGTACAGTAGAACGGTATAAAAATAGACCCAATGATGCCACTTTTAATGATATGTGTATGGCCACATTTGCatcagaatatcgtgttttGAGTAAGAATGAGAAATGCCAAAATCGGATTACACTGAATAATGATTGCGGTTTCATCGCAAAAAGAACACGAACAAAACCTGCAGTAGTTCGATACATGCGCTTTTCTGAAAGTAAAAATTCAGAATTGTTTTACCAAAGTAGGATGCAATTGTTTTTGCCATATCGGGTAGATACACAGCTAAAACCTCCCAACTGCGAATTATTTGAACAGTTTTACAAAAATGGTCATGTGAGATTTAATGATGGTTCAAAACATTCAGTGAAGTCGGTTGTTGATTTGAACAGAAGTAAATTTGAAAAAGAAGCAAATGAATTGGAAGCCATCCAGAATATGATTGATTCAGATGGCATTTTAGAAAATGCTTGGTGTGATCTGTTCCCCGAGCAAGAGCTAGAACGATTACAATGTGAGGAGGAACGGAAAAACAAAGACCAgatagtagaagaagtagaaaatATTCCGGATTTAGCTGTAGGTAAccaaaaaatagcacatttggaaAAGAGAAATAACATAATGAGCAGAAGTGATGGCTTGGCTTTAATTAGATCTCTCAATAAGACACAATTGTCTGTTTTCTATCAAATACGACAGTGGTGTTTACAAAAGTTAGCAGGGAAAAATCCCGATCCATTGCATGTATTCATTACAGGTGGTGCCGGGACAGGAAAAACCCATTTAATAAAAGCTATTCAATATGAAGCAACAAGACTGTTGTCAACAGTCTGCCGCCATCCTGacaatgtttgtgttttgataACTGCTCCAACAGGAATTGCTGCATACAAtttgcatgcatcaactattcATCATACATTTAGCATAAGCAAAGATTGTCGCTTACCTTACACACCATTGGGTGAGGAAAAGCTTAATTCATTGCGTGCTAAATATAGTGATTTGCAAATTCTCATAATAGATGAAATATCTATGGTTGATCACAAAATGTTATCATATATTCATGGTAGGTTAAgacaaattaaacaaactggTGATGTTCACCCCTTTGGTAAAGTAAGTGTAATTGCTGTTGGAGATTTTTTCCAATTGCCTCCGGTAAAAGGGAAACCCCTATATGTAGATGATGTTGGCTTTAACTTGTGGTCTAATCGATTTAGACTTGTGGAATTGAAAGATATAGTTAggcaaaaagaccatgtttttGCAGAGTTGCTGAATAGAATACGAACTCGTTCCAAAGGCACCCCAATGTTAAAAACTGACATAGAAACTCTAAAAAGTTGTGAAACTGGCGAAGTCAGCTCAGCATTGCACATATTTCCTACTAATAAACAAGTAAATGAACACAACATTCAACAGCTATTTAAGACTTGTCCAGAATATATTGAGATAGATGCTCAGGACTTTGtcactaataaaaaaacaggaaaactagaGTTAAAAAGTGGACATCACGCTAAAGCACATGATGCATGTTTGGCAGAAAAATTGTTGTTGGGAAAAGATGCACGGGTTATGTTGTGTAAGAATGTTGATGTTATGGATGGTCTGGTTAATGGTGTATGTGGTACAGTAAGACATATTGTTACTTATCAAAATAATAAGTTTCCTCAAAAAGTGTATGTGAAATTTGATGATAATCAAATCGGTGCCCAAAGTAGGAAACAATCTGCAGGTTCCaatccatttatttcaatgggtgccactGCGATTGAGCCAGAGGAAGAAAGGGCCACAAAACAAGGAGGGTTGCGCAGACAGTTTCCACTTAAACTTGCGTGGGCTTGTACAATACATAAAGTACAAGGAATTACAGTTGACAATGTAGTAGTGTCCctcaaaaaagttttttctgCAGGACAGGCGTATGTGGCCTTAAGTCGTGTTACCAGTTTGGCAGGATTAGTTATTCAAGATTTAGAAGATAAAGCTCTGTATTGTAAAGATCACATTAAGGATGCAATTCAGAGCATGCCTAAATTCCTGatagaaaatgaaacaaaatccaaATTCAACACACATACTTTTTCTTTATTCATGATGAATGTGCAAAATTTGCCGTGTCATGTTTTTGATCTGGGATTGTGCACACAGCATTTGCAGCTTAACTGTATTGCTGTTATAGAAACCTGGCTACCACCTGTTTTTTCAATGGAAGCAGTCAAACTTGATGGTTACAATTTTCATAGTGCACCACGTGCTTTAGCATACAATGGCAACCACCCTGCTTTGGTTGGTTTGCAACACCAACAACACGGTGGTGTTGGCATGTATATTGCACACAATATGAAATATGACATTCTCAAACTACCAAATGTGAACTTGGAATGCTGGGCTTACAAATGTGCTACTTACAATATATTAGTAGCAGTCATTTATCGACCACCATCATATCCCATGtctttatttaaagaaaatctAGGAAAGCTCCTTGATTGGCTAGATCCTCAAAGTAACACAATAGCTGTCATGGGAGATTTCAATGATGATCTTCTAAAATCATCCACAATCTGCAAATTTGTAACAGACAGAGGGTATTCTCAGCTTGTTGGAGAACCCACGACAGAAAAAGGTACACAAATTGATCATGTGTATGTAAAAACTCCATTTTATGATGTAAAATCTATAGTTGTACCAACATATTTCAGTGATCACGAAGGGCTTGTGTGTTCTTTTACatataaatgtatgaataatGATCCAAAAAACTAA